A single Vulcanisaeta distributa DSM 14429 DNA region contains:
- a CDS encoding MFS transporter, whose protein sequence is MSFRRIGRVGFLLVTANSLSGIIWGANSVILSIYMLSIGISTTLIGVILGLFSLINALGSLVVGYLTDFMDRIKLFTVLSTISGSLILLMTTGMPMIVSIAYLLTALFNRYVVLTAIVGEFAKQRNVSDEVFSLSSSFNVVFSVVGSAMAVLPSYLGRLGYELIFIAEAIAVYLTIPLVLNAIRHLDPTIANVKIERISLKDLGRLRSSWLIKRLLPEALIGLGAGVIIPLFSLWFYLKFHINIASLGIVYAISNATLALGTLMAPTISRLLRSRVISVVMLEGLATGVLAIMPSIYDLPLLLALFIIRNTLMNMANPLLTSLINELVPREERGRVFGLWNMISSIPRAIGPGIGGYLMDIGYLDMPLYITSILYATAVVLFYALLRGVEGRVRVIHGT, encoded by the coding sequence ATGTCGTTTAGACGCATCGGCCGTGTTGGTTTCCTCCTGGTAACGGCCAATTCCCTAAGCGGTATTATTTGGGGTGCTAATTCGGTAATTCTCTCAATCTACATGTTGAGTATTGGTATTTCAACCACACTCATAGGCGTTATCCTTGGGCTTTTCTCACTAATAAATGCCCTTGGTTCATTAGTTGTTGGTTATTTAACGGATTTCATGGACAGGATCAAGCTCTTCACAGTACTGTCTACAATCAGCGGCTCATTAATACTACTGATGACTACCGGCATGCCCATGATAGTTTCAATTGCCTACCTACTTACCGCGTTGTTTAATCGATACGTGGTATTAACAGCCATAGTTGGTGAATTCGCTAAGCAGAGGAACGTCTCAGATGAAGTTTTTAGTCTATCATCATCCTTCAACGTGGTCTTCAGCGTTGTTGGCTCCGCAATGGCAGTCCTACCCAGTTACCTCGGGCGTCTTGGCTATGAGCTGATCTTCATTGCCGAGGCCATTGCCGTTTACCTGACAATACCCCTGGTACTTAATGCAATTAGGCACTTGGACCCAACCATTGCGAATGTAAAGATTGAGAGGATTAGCCTTAAGGACTTGGGTAGGCTACGTTCGTCATGGTTAATAAAGAGGTTACTACCTGAAGCGTTGATTGGCCTTGGGGCTGGCGTAATAATACCGTTGTTTAGCCTTTGGTTTTACCTGAAGTTCCACATAAACATTGCCAGCCTGGGCATAGTCTACGCCATATCCAATGCGACACTCGCTCTAGGTACATTAATGGCTCCGACGATATCGAGGCTATTACGCAGTAGGGTGATATCCGTGGTAATGCTTGAGGGGTTAGCCACAGGCGTGCTTGCTATAATGCCATCAATATACGACCTACCACTGTTACTAGCCCTATTCATAATTAGGAATACGCTCATGAACATGGCGAACCCATTATTAACATCGCTCATTAATGAATTAGTGCCCAGGGAGGAACGAGGCAGGGTATTTGGTCTGTGGAACATGATATCCTCGATACCGAGGGCTATTGGCCCAGGTATTGGTGGCTACTTAATGGATATTGGTTACCTCGACATGCCCCTATACATAACCTCTATTCTTTACGCAACTGCCGTAGTGCTGTTCTACGCCCTGCTCAGGGGTGTTGAGGGTAGGGTTAGGGTTATCCACGGTACTTAA
- a CDS encoding S53 family peptidase has protein sequence MTNITRIIPIIMAMMLAMAMVVVAHAQTFPPPGPSTTPQYFTCTEVVPGVSGSNLSHVIVWLRLSNVTTSNGLLYLLDQMYYNVSSPYFHRFITPQEFASWYSPPSSVVSYVVNLAESYGLTVNYTFPMLIEATGTASEVDNFLTALQSAPSGIQQWILSGECIPIGYFHVSSIAPLYRPQYAAVRLNVTNINALLRAGAVNVNGKPMQVIQNQVEIWLPQGLEFIYDELPLFSNGYTGRGLTIAVVDAFGDFNLTLANQYVYQSVACQDLATFNNMFGLPPVSCQVIYPTGTPALTPYDLSTAEGWAVETALDIEYAHTMAPGANILLVISPTAGDDLFTDVEYVVNNSLANFISLSWGAYEDMFYYPPPSYNLLYGYDEVFMQAAAEGIGVFAASGDSGAFDTYWLSLNMTMEPSVSYPASDPWVTSVGGTTLYGNITNTVATRIEYAWNWNSTYLWGSGGGYSFAFPETPGQALIHIIYERTHVYEPDLGIYFRTIGHRGVPDIAADANPFTGVLIVLNGSIFPYLIGGTSLATPLSAGMTATIQSYLYGTGVDYAIGDLAPSLYLLYYRYPSQFYAWSPAYPTSAFSTGIPGAMFVTLGGQNGLYWVIPGQWNPVDGLGQINVYGLAHLLPYITSRSLFISQMQIG, from the coding sequence ATGACGAACATAACGAGGATAATACCAATAATAATGGCGATGATGCTGGCCATGGCAATGGTGGTAGTAGCTCATGCTCAGACGTTCCCACCGCCGGGTCCATCAACGACGCCGCAGTACTTCACGTGTACTGAGGTGGTTCCTGGGGTGTCTGGTTCTAACTTAAGCCATGTAATTGTTTGGTTGAGGTTGAGTAATGTGACTACGTCGAATGGTTTACTATATCTTCTAGACCAGATGTACTATAATGTCTCAAGCCCCTACTTCCATCGCTTCATTACGCCTCAGGAGTTTGCTAGTTGGTATTCACCGCCGAGTAGTGTTGTTAGTTATGTGGTTAACCTGGCCGAGAGTTATGGTTTAACGGTTAATTACACGTTCCCAATGCTCATAGAGGCCACGGGCACGGCATCGGAGGTGGACAACTTCCTAACGGCCTTACAATCAGCGCCGAGTGGCATACAGCAGTGGATACTATCGGGCGAGTGCATCCCAATTGGCTACTTCCACGTGAGTAGTATCGCCCCCTTATACAGGCCGCAGTATGCTGCAGTGCGCCTCAATGTGACGAACATAAACGCATTACTAAGGGCTGGTGCGGTCAATGTAAATGGGAAGCCAATGCAAGTGATTCAGAATCAAGTGGAGATATGGTTGCCTCAGGGCCTGGAGTTCATATATGACGAATTGCCGCTCTTTAGTAATGGCTACACGGGCCGGGGATTAACCATAGCCGTTGTCGATGCCTTCGGAGACTTCAATCTAACCCTAGCCAATCAGTATGTTTACCAGAGCGTTGCATGCCAGGACTTGGCGACGTTTAACAACATGTTCGGCCTACCACCGGTTTCGTGCCAAGTCATTTACCCAACCGGTACACCGGCGCTCACACCATATGACCTAAGCACTGCGGAGGGTTGGGCTGTGGAGACGGCACTGGACATTGAGTATGCACACACAATGGCGCCTGGTGCCAATATACTCCTCGTCATATCACCAACGGCTGGTGACGATTTGTTCACTGACGTTGAGTACGTGGTCAACAACTCACTGGCCAACTTCATAAGCCTGAGCTGGGGTGCCTACGAGGACATGTTCTACTACCCACCGCCAAGCTACAACCTACTCTATGGATACGACGAGGTATTCATGCAGGCAGCCGCTGAGGGAATCGGCGTATTCGCAGCATCAGGCGATAGCGGCGCCTTTGACACGTATTGGCTATCCCTCAACATGACCATGGAGCCGAGCGTTTCATACCCAGCCAGCGACCCATGGGTAACCAGCGTCGGCGGAACGACACTCTACGGAAACATCACTAATACGGTGGCCACCCGCATTGAGTATGCGTGGAATTGGAACAGCACCTACCTATGGGGTAGTGGCGGTGGTTACTCCTTCGCATTCCCAGAGACTCCTGGTCAAGCACTGATACATATTATTTATGAGAGGACGCACGTATATGAGCCTGACCTGGGCATTTACTTCCGCACAATTGGCCATAGGGGTGTCCCGGACATCGCGGCCGACGCTAACCCATTCACGGGCGTCCTAATAGTCCTTAATGGTTCAATATTCCCATACCTAATTGGAGGCACAAGCCTAGCAACGCCGCTTTCGGCTGGCATGACTGCTACAATACAGAGCTACCTATACGGAACGGGCGTCGACTACGCAATAGGTGACCTGGCACCCAGCCTATACCTACTGTATTACCGCTACCCAAGTCAATTCTATGCGTGGAGCCCTGCCTACCCAACAAGCGCCTTCTCTACCGGTATTCCTGGAGCCATGTTTGTAACCCTAGGCGGCCAAAACGGACTCTACTGGGTAATACCGGGTCAGTGGAACCCCGTGGACGGCCTCGGCCAAATAAACGTCTATGGACTAGCCCACCTACTTCCATACATAACATCGAGGAGTCTCTTCATATCTCAAATGCAGATTGGTTAG